A single Triticum dicoccoides isolate Atlit2015 ecotype Zavitan chromosome 2A, WEW_v2.0, whole genome shotgun sequence DNA region contains:
- the LOC119352890 gene encoding protein MRG1-like isoform X4 codes for MGGSSNTTTTTSGGGAAGKDRDRARGSAVCFTEGEKVLAYHGPLLYEAKVQKTENREDEWRYFVHYLGWNKNWDEWVASDRLLKLTEENVRKQLELKNQSGDKTVRTGGRSAQHNPKGSNDAKGDKEDTKGLVKGKKRKNQLGVEEKERRSSESLLMSQFPVTLKKQLVDDWEFVTQLGKLVKLPRSPTVDDILTKYLEYRVKKDNKISDSCAEVTKGLRCYFDKALPAMLLYKKEQKQYKEEIKGDVSPSTVYGAEHLLRLFVKLPELLSSVNMEEDALNKLQQKLLDILKFLQKNQVHFFLSAYDGDSKGADGAKGK; via the exons ATGGGGGGCAGCTCCAACACGACCACGacgacgagcggcggcggcgccgccgggAAGGACAGGGACAGGGCCAGGGGCTCCGCGGTCTGCTTCACGGAGGGCGAGAAGGTGCTCGCCTACCACGGCCCGCTCCTCTACGAGGCCAAG GTTCAAAAAACTGAAAATCGGGAGGACGAGTGGCGGTATTTTGTCCATTATCTT GGATGGAATAAAAA TTGGGATGAATGGGTCGCAAGTGATCGTTTATTGAAGTTGACTGAAGAGAATGTTCGCAAACAACTAGAGCTGAAAAACCAGTCAGGGGACAAGACTGTCAGGACTGGTGGACGGTCAGCACAGCATAACCCAAAAGGCTCTAATG ATGCAAAAGGCGATAAAGAGGACACTAAGGGTCTTG TCAAGGGGAAGAAGCGCAAGAATCAGCTTGGCGTTGAG GAAAAGGAAAGAAGGTCATCAGAGAGTCTCCTAATGTCACAGTTTCCCGTAACACTAAAGAAGCAACTTGTTGATGATTGGGAGTTTGTCACGCAGCTGGGTAAG CTTGTAAAACTACCTCGATCGCCCACTGTTGATGATATTCTAACGAAGTATTTGGAGTATCGGGTAAAGAAGGATAACAA GATAAGTGACTCTTGTGCTGAGGTAACGAAAGGATTACGCTGTTACTTTGATAAAGCATTGCCTGCCATGCTTTTATACAAGAAAGAGCAAAAACAGTATAAGGAGGAAATTAAAGGTGACGTTTCACCCTCGACTGTATATGGAGCTGAGCATCTACTACGCCTGTTTG TGAAACTACCAGAGCTACTTTCTTCTGTGAACATGGAAGAAGATGCACTCAACAAGCTGCAGCAGAAATTACTGGACATTCTCAA GTTTCTGCAGAAGAACCAGGTTCATTTCTTCCTTTCTGCGTACGACGGTGATTCCAAAGGCGCTGATGGGGCAAAAGGCAAATAG
- the LOC119352892 gene encoding spidroin-1-like isoform X2 codes for MKMMDAISNRVMGEEGQGTVRRVHPGRQERRRGGGVHGGVLPLLPLPLHRGPRARGGLRRARLPALLRAVAPGAVPRLAPPPPRRRRLPAPQAQDLRRLPQGAAGDDQGRRRAQGVRRRRAAPGAQVRRQRQRVQPDPGGRRGRRRGRGGRPGGRVPGLLPAPAAGADRAGGDRGARGRAGVVRPEARQVRGGGEGEGAGAAVVGVAARAHRPGDGAGREPGHDGGEAADAEARDAAGDRVARPRRPPLHRRLLRRRQAADAAAPDVAAGAAVGAADRGPPRGVRRRAGAGAGAERLRRRRAAQGHQGPRGPPRPQPRRHRHAPLRHAAAAAGREEARRPPPLPAPPAGGSGGGHAVHPRGDPHRRAGRRRAGAVAARAQGGAPGVERPRGARLREMPGRARQRGHAGGAPGARLPDGGDHGGVLLRRRAAGRGPRGRRRRQRRVGAERAARRDVRGGGAGAAGGAAGAAGRAPALALRPVRLPRPGVAGDGARRRAATAPAPAPRRRRELLHLLTAAAARPVRGDPRRGGVAAAGGAERLLDGHAPAVVRAAAGAAVPADAAAAGPAGRAGHGAERHAVAAQPAAATDANIPVGNAVGHAAGVVGRRRRGRGRAADADVGVARGGAAGEGGHHAQVHEPGERPPRLRERALLTATIDGAQGSATTREAVFLFCFWFGFVNRT; via the exons ATGAAGATGATGGATGCAATCAGCAATCGTGTGATGGGAGAAGAAGGACAAG GCACGGTGCGGCGTGTGCACCCGGGGCGTCAagaacggcggcggggcggcggtgttCACGGCGGAGTGCTCCCACTCCTTCCACTTCCCCTGCATCGCGGCCCACGCGCGCGCGGCGGCCTCCGGCGCGCTCGCCTGCCCGCTCTGCTCCGCGCCGTGGCGCCAGGCGCCGTTCCTCGCCTCGCTCCGCCTCCACCTCGACGTCGACGGCTCCCCGCACCGCAAGCGCAGGACCTCCGACGACTCCCGCAAGGCGCCGCCGGcgacgaccaaggccgcaggcgtgCCCAAGGTGTACGACGACGACGAGCCGCTCCTGGCGCCCAAGTCCGCCGCCAACGGCAGCGGGTTCAACCCGATCCCGGAGGccgacgaggacgacgacgagggcGAGGAGGCCGGCCGGGAGGGCGAGTTCCGGGGCTTCTTCCCGCACCCGCCGCGGGCGCGGACCGGGCTGGCGGTGACCGTGGCGCCCGAGGCCGCGCTGGTGTCGTCCGGCCGGAGGCACGGCAAGTACGTGGTGGTGGTGAAGGTGAAGGCGCCGGGGCTGCGGTCGTCGGCGTCGCGGCGCGCGCCCATCGACCTGGTGACGGTGCTGGACGTGAGCCAGGGCATGATGGGGGAGAAGCTGCAGATGCTGAAGCGCGGGATGCGGCTGGTGATCGCGTCGCTCGGCCCCGCCGACCGCCTCTCCATCGTCGCCTTCTCCGGCGCCGCCAAGCGGCTGATGCCGCTGCGCCGGATGTCGCGGCAGGGGCAGCGGTCGGCGCGGCAGATCGTGGACCGCCTCGTGGTGTGCGCCGCCGCGCAGGGGCAGGAGCAGGCGCAGAGCGCCTGCGCCGGCGACGCGCTGCGCAAGGCCACCAAGGTCCTCGAGGACCGCCGCGACCGCAACCCCGTCGCCACCGTCATGCTCCTCTCCGacacgcagcagcagcagcaggacgcGAGGAAGCACGGCGACCACCACCACTCCCTGCGCCGCCCgcaggcggctccggcggcggccacGCGGTTCACCCACGTGGAGATCCCCATCGCCGGGCCGGCCGACGACGCGCCGGCGCGGTCGCCGCTCGCGCCCAAGGAGGAGCACCTGGAGTCGAGCGCCCCCGCGGAGCACGCCTTCGCGAAATGCCTGGGCGGGCTCGTCAGCGTGGTCATGCAGGAGGTGCACCTGGAGCTCGCCTTCCCGACGGGGGAGATCACGGCGGTGTACTCCTGCGGCGCCGGGCAGCAGGCCGTGGCCCTcgcgggcggcgccggcggcaACGGCGGGTCGGCGCTGAGCGTGCGGCTCGGCGAGATGTACGCGGAGGAGGAGCGGGAGCTGCTGGTGGAGCTGCGGGCGCCGCTGGGCGCGCACCCGCACTCGCTCTCCGTCCGGTGCGCCTACCGCGACCCGGCGTCGCAGGAGACGGTGCGCGGCGCCGAGCAGCCACTGCTCCTGCCCCCGCTCCACGACGGCGGCGGGAACTCCTCCACCTCCTCACAGCAGCGGCTGCACGACCTGTTCGTGGCGACCCGCGCCGTGGCGGAGTCGCGGCGGCTGGCGGAGCTGAGCGACTTCTCGACGGCCACGCACCTGCTGTCGTCCGCGCGGCGGCTGGTGCTGCAGTCCCCGCCGACGCAGCAGCAGCAGGACCTGCTGGGCGGGCTGGACACGGAGCTGAGCGACATGCGGTGGCGGCGCAGCCAGCAGCAGCCACCGACGCCAACATCCCGGTCGGCAACGCCGTCGGGCACGCCGCGGGCGTCGtcgggcggaggaggagggggagggggcgagccgCTGACGCCGACGTCGGCGTGGCGCGCGGCGGAGCAGCTGGCGAAGGTGGCCATCATGCGCAAGTCCATGAACCGGGTGAGCGACCTCCACGGCTTCGAGAACGCGCGCTTCTGACGGCGACGATCGACGGAGCTCAGGGTTCTGCGACGACGAGGGAagctgtttttttgttttgtttttggttTGGTTTTGTGAATCGGACGTGA
- the LOC119352890 gene encoding protein MRG1-like isoform X2, translating into MGGSSNTTTTTSGGGAAGKDRDRARGSAVCFTEGEKVLAYHGPLLYEAKVQKTENREDEWRYFVHYLGWNKNWDEWVASDRLLKLTEENVRKQLELKNQSGDKTVRTGGRSAQHNPKGSNDAKGDKEDTKGLVKGKKRKNQLGVEVAMIPKHEKERRSSESLLMSQFPVTLKKQLVDDWEFVTQLGKLVKLPRSPTVDDILTKYLEYRVKKDNKISDSCAEVTKGLRCYFDKALPAMLLYKKEQKQYKEEIKGDVSPSTVYGAEHLLRLFVKLPELLSSVNMEEDALNKLQQKLLDILKFLQKNQVHFFLSAYDGDSKGADGAKGK; encoded by the exons ATGGGGGGCAGCTCCAACACGACCACGacgacgagcggcggcggcgccgccgggAAGGACAGGGACAGGGCCAGGGGCTCCGCGGTCTGCTTCACGGAGGGCGAGAAGGTGCTCGCCTACCACGGCCCGCTCCTCTACGAGGCCAAG GTTCAAAAAACTGAAAATCGGGAGGACGAGTGGCGGTATTTTGTCCATTATCTT GGATGGAATAAAAA TTGGGATGAATGGGTCGCAAGTGATCGTTTATTGAAGTTGACTGAAGAGAATGTTCGCAAACAACTAGAGCTGAAAAACCAGTCAGGGGACAAGACTGTCAGGACTGGTGGACGGTCAGCACAGCATAACCCAAAAGGCTCTAATG ATGCAAAAGGCGATAAAGAGGACACTAAGGGTCTTG TCAAGGGGAAGAAGCGCAAGAATCAGCTTGGCGTTGAGGTGGCTATGATTCCCAAACAT GAAAAGGAAAGAAGGTCATCAGAGAGTCTCCTAATGTCACAGTTTCCCGTAACACTAAAGAAGCAACTTGTTGATGATTGGGAGTTTGTCACGCAGCTGGGTAAG CTTGTAAAACTACCTCGATCGCCCACTGTTGATGATATTCTAACGAAGTATTTGGAGTATCGGGTAAAGAAGGATAACAA GATAAGTGACTCTTGTGCTGAGGTAACGAAAGGATTACGCTGTTACTTTGATAAAGCATTGCCTGCCATGCTTTTATACAAGAAAGAGCAAAAACAGTATAAGGAGGAAATTAAAGGTGACGTTTCACCCTCGACTGTATATGGAGCTGAGCATCTACTACGCCTGTTTG TGAAACTACCAGAGCTACTTTCTTCTGTGAACATGGAAGAAGATGCACTCAACAAGCTGCAGCAGAAATTACTGGACATTCTCAA GTTTCTGCAGAAGAACCAGGTTCATTTCTTCCTTTCTGCGTACGACGGTGATTCCAAAGGCGCTGATGGGGCAAAAGGCAAATAG
- the LOC119352890 gene encoding protein MRG1-like isoform X1 yields the protein MGGSSNTTTTTSGGGAAGKDRDRARGSAVCFTEGEKVLAYHGPLLYEAKVQKTENREDEWRYFVHYLGWNKNWDEWVASDRLLKLTEENVRKQLELKNQSGDKTVRTGGRSAQHNPKGSNADAKGDKEDTKGLVKGKKRKNQLGVEVAMIPKHEKERRSSESLLMSQFPVTLKKQLVDDWEFVTQLGKLVKLPRSPTVDDILTKYLEYRVKKDNKISDSCAEVTKGLRCYFDKALPAMLLYKKEQKQYKEEIKGDVSPSTVYGAEHLLRLFVKLPELLSSVNMEEDALNKLQQKLLDILKFLQKNQVHFFLSAYDGDSKGADGAKGK from the exons ATGGGGGGCAGCTCCAACACGACCACGacgacgagcggcggcggcgccgccgggAAGGACAGGGACAGGGCCAGGGGCTCCGCGGTCTGCTTCACGGAGGGCGAGAAGGTGCTCGCCTACCACGGCCCGCTCCTCTACGAGGCCAAG GTTCAAAAAACTGAAAATCGGGAGGACGAGTGGCGGTATTTTGTCCATTATCTT GGATGGAATAAAAA TTGGGATGAATGGGTCGCAAGTGATCGTTTATTGAAGTTGACTGAAGAGAATGTTCGCAAACAACTAGAGCTGAAAAACCAGTCAGGGGACAAGACTGTCAGGACTGGTGGACGGTCAGCACAGCATAACCCAAAAGGCTCTAATG CAGATGCAAAAGGCGATAAAGAGGACACTAAGGGTCTTG TCAAGGGGAAGAAGCGCAAGAATCAGCTTGGCGTTGAGGTGGCTATGATTCCCAAACAT GAAAAGGAAAGAAGGTCATCAGAGAGTCTCCTAATGTCACAGTTTCCCGTAACACTAAAGAAGCAACTTGTTGATGATTGGGAGTTTGTCACGCAGCTGGGTAAG CTTGTAAAACTACCTCGATCGCCCACTGTTGATGATATTCTAACGAAGTATTTGGAGTATCGGGTAAAGAAGGATAACAA GATAAGTGACTCTTGTGCTGAGGTAACGAAAGGATTACGCTGTTACTTTGATAAAGCATTGCCTGCCATGCTTTTATACAAGAAAGAGCAAAAACAGTATAAGGAGGAAATTAAAGGTGACGTTTCACCCTCGACTGTATATGGAGCTGAGCATCTACTACGCCTGTTTG TGAAACTACCAGAGCTACTTTCTTCTGTGAACATGGAAGAAGATGCACTCAACAAGCTGCAGCAGAAATTACTGGACATTCTCAA GTTTCTGCAGAAGAACCAGGTTCATTTCTTCCTTTCTGCGTACGACGGTGATTCCAAAGGCGCTGATGGGGCAAAAGGCAAATAG
- the LOC119352893 gene encoding ELMO domain-containing protein A-like — MGIPFQLQSQQGIQQAKALLAENKIMIKKETSPSEPFGVQPAKNASTPKPNMATAAKVNAMVGNRTWFGGLFTGSGKKRQVHAERNFEMTPLQEQRMQKLKDRLNIPFDETRPDHLTSLKALWKVSFPDTELTSLVSEQWKDMGWQGPNPATDFRGGGFVSLENLLFFARRYPASFQKLLLKTQGMRATWEYPFATAGVNISHMLIQLLELNSARPKTLPGINFVRMLSEHEDVLDILYCIAFEMMDAQWLAMRASYMQFNDVLEATKAQLERELSLEDLLRIQDLPAYNLLLK; from the exons ATGGGCATTCCGTTCCAGCTCCAATCCCAGCAG GGAATACAGCAAGCGAAGGCCCTACTAGCAGAAAACAAAATAATGATCAAA AAGGAAACTTCTCCATCTGAACCTTTTGGGGTGCAACCTGCGAAAAATGCATCCACTCCGAAGCCAAATATGGCAACTGCTGCCAAGG TTAATGCTATGGTCGGAAATAGGACATGGTTTGGAGGGCTTTTCACTGGCTCAGGTAAAAAGCGTCAAGTCCATGCCGAGAGGAACTTTGAAATGACCCCTCTTCAG GAACAAAGGATGCAAAAATTAAAGGACAGACTAAACATACCTTTTGACGAGACCCGACCGGATCATCTG ACATCCCTGAAGGCTCTTTGGAAAGTTTCCTTTCCCGATACAGAGCTCACGAGCTTAGTTTCCGAACAGTGGAAAGATATGGGGTGGCAGGGCCCAAATCCTGCAACTGATTTCAG GGGCGGTGGATTTGTGTCACTTGAGAATCTTCTATTCTTCGCAAGAAGATACCCG GCTTCTTTCCAGAAATTGTTGCTGAAAACACAAGGAATGCGAGCCACATGGGAATACCCCTTTGCGACAGCAGGCGTTAACATCTCACACATGTTGATCCAACTGTTGGAGCTTAATTCAG CTCGACCGAAAACTTTGCCGGGGATTAACTTCGTCAGAATGCTGTCCG AGCACGAGGACGTGTTGGACATCCTGTACTGCATAGCCTTCGAGATGATGGACGCTCAGTGGCTGGCGATGCGCGCCTCCTACATGCAGTTCAAC GATGTGCTGGAAGCAACGAAGGCGCAGCTGGAGAGGGAGCTGTCTCTGGAGGACCTCCTGCGGATCCAGGACCTACCAGCTTACAACCTCTTGTTGAAATGA
- the LOC119352891 gene encoding cytochrome P450 93G1-like: MATASSMQQPALLLRQLTQDPVTASLLAAALATAVLMIAAVSRGGGRKPRLPPSPRGFPVIGHLHLVRPPVHRTFHDLAARLGPLMHIRLGSTHCVVASSAGVAAELIRAHEGKISERPLTAVARQFAYGDDGFAFAPYGPHWRSMKRLCMSELLGPRTVEQLRPVRRAGLVSLLQSVLHRASGAEAVDLTAALIRLSNTSIIRMMASTVPGSVTEEAQALVKAVAELVGAFNVEDYIAVCRGWDLQGLRRRAADVHRRFDALLEEMIRHKEEAREARKMRGGAEGETPEKKTATGTTTESSKDLLDILLDKLEDDAAAEVKLTRKKIKAFVIDVVTAGSDTSAAMVEWMLAELMNHPECLRKVRTEIDAVVGRDRIAGEGDVASLPYLQAAYKETLRLRPAAPIAHRQSAEEMVISAAGGFTVPAGTAVFINLWSIARDPANWDAPLEFRPERFMAGGRNEALDPRGQHFQYLPFGSGRRGCPGMGLALQSVPAVVAALVQCFDWAVDGDAEKIDMEEADGLVCARKHPLLLRPSPRLSPFPAVV, encoded by the exons ATGGCAACGGCGTCGAGCATGCAGCAGCCGGCGCTGCTTCTTCGGCAGCTGACGCAGGACCCAGTGACGGCCTCCCTCCTCGCGGCCGCGCTCGCCACCGCGGTCCTTATGATCGCCGCCGTGAGCAGAGGCGGGGGACGGAAGCCGCGGCTGCCGCCGAGCCCGAGGGGCTTCCCGGTGATCGGGCACCTGCACCTGGTGCGCCCGCCGGTGCACCGCACCTTCCACGACCTGGCGGCCAGGCTGGGCCCGCTGATGCACATCCGGCTCGGCTCCACCCACTGCGTCGTGGCCAGCTCGGCCGGCGTCGCCGCCGAGCTCATTCGGGCCCACGAGGGCAAGATCTCGGAGCGGCCGCTCACGGCCGTGGCCCGTCAGTTCGCCTACGGCGACGACGGCTTCGCCTTCGCGCCCTACGGCCCGCACTGGCGCTCCATGAAGCGCCTCTGCATGTCCGAGCTCCTCGGCCCCCGCACCGTCGAGCAGCTCCGCCCCGTCCGCCGCGCCGGCCTCGTGTCCctgctgcagagcgtgctgcaccGGGCGTCGGGTGCTGAGGCGGTCGACCTCACCGCCGCGCTCATCCGGCTGTCCAACACGTCCATCATCAGGATGATGGCCAGCACCGTGCCTGGGAGCGTCACGGAGGAGGCGCAGGCGCTGGTGAAGGCCGTGGCGGAGCTAGTCGGCGCGTTTAACGTCGAGGACTACATCGCCGTGTGCCGCGGCTGggacctccagggcctccgccgccgGGCCGCCGACGTCCACCGCCGCTTCGACGCGCTGCTCGAGGAGATGATTCGGCACAAGGAGGAGGCCCGAGAGGCCAGGAAGATGCGTGGCGGAGCAGAAGGAGAGACGCCGGAGAAGAAGACGGCCACGGGAACGACGACGGAGAGCAGCAAGGACTTGCTCGACATCCTGCTGGACAAGTTGGAGGACGACgcggcggcggaggtgaagctCACCAGGAAGAAGATCAAAGCCTTCGTCATC GACGTGGTGACCGCGGGCTCCGACAcgtcggcggcgatggtggagTGGATGCTGGCGGAGCTGATGAACCACCCGGAGTGCCTCCGCAAGGTGCGCACGGAGATCGACGCGGTGGTGGGGCGCGACAGGATCGCGGGCGAGGGCGACGTGGCGAGCCTTCCCTACCTGCAGGCGGCGTACAAGGAGACGCTCCGGCTGCGCCCAGCAGCCCCGATCGCGCACCGGCAGTCGGCGGAGGAGATGGTGATCTCCGCGGCCGGCGGGTTCACGGTGCCGGCGGGCACGGCGGTGTTCATCAACCTGTGGTCCATCGCGCGCGACCCGGCCAACTGGGACGCGCCGCTGGAGTTCCGGCCGGAGCGGTTCATGGCCGGCGGCCGCAACGAGGCGCTGGACCCGCGCGGGCAGCACTTCCAGTACCTGCCGTTCGGGAGTGGCCGGCGCGGGTGCCCCGGCATGGGGCTCGCGCTCCAGTCCGTGCCCGCCGTCGTGGCAGCCCTCGTGCAGTGCTTCGACTGGGCCGTGGACGGCGACGCGGAGAAGATAGACATGGAGGAGGCCGACGGGCTGGTGTGCGCGCGCAAGCACCCGCTGCTGCTCCGGCCCTCGCCACGCCTCAGCCCCTTCCCGGCGGTCGTCTAA
- the LOC119352890 gene encoding protein MRG1-like isoform X3 has product MGGSSNTTTTTSGGGAAGKDRDRARGSAVCFTEGEKVLAYHGPLLYEAKVQKTENREDEWRYFVHYLGWNKNWDEWVASDRLLKLTEENVRKQLELKNQSGDKTVRTGGRSAQHNPKGSNADAKGDKEDTKGLVKGKKRKNQLGVEEKERRSSESLLMSQFPVTLKKQLVDDWEFVTQLGKLVKLPRSPTVDDILTKYLEYRVKKDNKISDSCAEVTKGLRCYFDKALPAMLLYKKEQKQYKEEIKGDVSPSTVYGAEHLLRLFVKLPELLSSVNMEEDALNKLQQKLLDILKFLQKNQVHFFLSAYDGDSKGADGAKGK; this is encoded by the exons ATGGGGGGCAGCTCCAACACGACCACGacgacgagcggcggcggcgccgccgggAAGGACAGGGACAGGGCCAGGGGCTCCGCGGTCTGCTTCACGGAGGGCGAGAAGGTGCTCGCCTACCACGGCCCGCTCCTCTACGAGGCCAAG GTTCAAAAAACTGAAAATCGGGAGGACGAGTGGCGGTATTTTGTCCATTATCTT GGATGGAATAAAAA TTGGGATGAATGGGTCGCAAGTGATCGTTTATTGAAGTTGACTGAAGAGAATGTTCGCAAACAACTAGAGCTGAAAAACCAGTCAGGGGACAAGACTGTCAGGACTGGTGGACGGTCAGCACAGCATAACCCAAAAGGCTCTAATG CAGATGCAAAAGGCGATAAAGAGGACACTAAGGGTCTTG TCAAGGGGAAGAAGCGCAAGAATCAGCTTGGCGTTGAG GAAAAGGAAAGAAGGTCATCAGAGAGTCTCCTAATGTCACAGTTTCCCGTAACACTAAAGAAGCAACTTGTTGATGATTGGGAGTTTGTCACGCAGCTGGGTAAG CTTGTAAAACTACCTCGATCGCCCACTGTTGATGATATTCTAACGAAGTATTTGGAGTATCGGGTAAAGAAGGATAACAA GATAAGTGACTCTTGTGCTGAGGTAACGAAAGGATTACGCTGTTACTTTGATAAAGCATTGCCTGCCATGCTTTTATACAAGAAAGAGCAAAAACAGTATAAGGAGGAAATTAAAGGTGACGTTTCACCCTCGACTGTATATGGAGCTGAGCATCTACTACGCCTGTTTG TGAAACTACCAGAGCTACTTTCTTCTGTGAACATGGAAGAAGATGCACTCAACAAGCTGCAGCAGAAATTACTGGACATTCTCAA GTTTCTGCAGAAGAACCAGGTTCATTTCTTCCTTTCTGCGTACGACGGTGATTCCAAAGGCGCTGATGGGGCAAAAGGCAAATAG